The Brassica napus cultivar Da-Ae chromosome A2 unlocalized genomic scaffold, Da-Ae chrA02_Random_2, whole genome shotgun sequence genome window below encodes:
- the LOC125574973 gene encoding transcription factor TGA4 isoform X2, with product MNTTSTHFVPPRRFEIYETTLNQVSMWEESFKNNGGIFTPNSIIIPTDAKLDSLSEDTSHGTPHKFDQEASTSRHPDKTQRRLAQNREAARKSRLRKKAYVQQLETSRLKLIHLEQELDRARQQGFYEGNRVDTNALGFSDKMSSAFEMEYGHWVEEQNRQISELRTVLQGQVSDVELRLLVDNAMKHYFQLFRMKSAAAKIDVFYIMSGMWKTSAERFFMWIGGFRPSELLKVLLPHFDPLMDQQVLDVCNLRQSCQQAEDAVSQGMEKLQHTLADSVAAGNLGEGSYIPQITCAMERLEALVSFVNQADHLRHETLQQMHRILTTRQAARGLLALGEYFQRLRALSSSWATRQREPT from the exons ATGAATACAACTTCAACACATTTTGTTCCTCCGAGGAGATTTGAAATCTACGAGACTACTCTCAACCAAGTCAGTATGTGGGAAGAGAGTTTCAAGAACAATGGAGGCATATTTACACCTAACTCTATCATCATCCCCACAGATGCAAAACTAGACAGCTTG TCTGAGGATACTTCTCATGGAACTCCTCACAAGTTTGACCAAGAAGCTTCCACATCTAGACATCCTGACAAA ACACAGAGACGGCTAGCACAGAACCGGGAGGCAGCTAGGAAAAGTCGTTTGCGCAAAAAA GCTTATGTTCAGCAGCTAGAGACAAGCAGGTTGAAGCTAATTCATTTAGAGCAAGAACTTGATCGTGCTAGACAACAAGGTTTCTATGAAGGGAATCGAGTAGATACTAATGCTCTTGGTTTCTCAGACAAGATGAGCTCAG CATTTGAGATGGAATATGGACACTGGGTGGAAGAACAGAACAGGCAAATAAGCGAGCTAAGAACCGTTTTACAAGGACAAGTTAGTGATGTAGAGCTTCGTTTGCTAGTTGACAATGCCATGAAACATTACTTTCAACTCTTCCGAATGAAGTCAGCAGCTGCAAAGATCGATGTCTTCTACATCATGTCCGGAATGTGGAAAACTTCAGCAGAGAGGTTTTTCATGTGGATAGGTGGGTTCAGACCCTCGGAGCTCCTCAAG GTTCTGTTACCACATTTTGATCCTTTGATGGATCAACAAGTATTGGATGTGTGCAATCTGAGGCAATCATGTCAACAAGCTGAAGATGCTGTATCTCAAGGCATGGAGAAGCTGCAGCATACATTAGCAGATAGTGTAGCAGCGGGGAATCTCGGTGAAGGAAGTTACATTCCTCAAATAACTTGTGCTATGGAGAGATTGGAAGCTTTGGTCAGTTTTGTGAATCAG GCTGATCATCTTAGACATGAGACATTGCAACAGATGCATCGGATCTTAACCACTAGACAAGCGGCTAGGGGTTTGTTAGCATTAGGTGAGTATTTCCAACGGTTAAGAGCTTTAAGCTCGAGTTGGGCGACTCGGCAACGTGAACCAACGTAA
- the LOC125574973 gene encoding transcription factor TGA4 isoform X1: protein MNTTSTHFVPPRRFEIYETTLNQVSMWEESFKNNGGIFTPNSIIIPTDAKLDSLSEDTSHGTPHKFDQEASTSRHPDKTQRRLAQNREAARKSRLRKKAYVQQLETSRLKLIHLEQELDRARQQGFYEGNRVDTNALGFSDKMSSGIVAFEMEYGHWVEEQNRQISELRTVLQGQVSDVELRLLVDNAMKHYFQLFRMKSAAAKIDVFYIMSGMWKTSAERFFMWIGGFRPSELLKVLLPHFDPLMDQQVLDVCNLRQSCQQAEDAVSQGMEKLQHTLADSVAAGNLGEGSYIPQITCAMERLEALVSFVNQADHLRHETLQQMHRILTTRQAARGLLALGEYFQRLRALSSSWATRQREPT from the exons ATGAATACAACTTCAACACATTTTGTTCCTCCGAGGAGATTTGAAATCTACGAGACTACTCTCAACCAAGTCAGTATGTGGGAAGAGAGTTTCAAGAACAATGGAGGCATATTTACACCTAACTCTATCATCATCCCCACAGATGCAAAACTAGACAGCTTG TCTGAGGATACTTCTCATGGAACTCCTCACAAGTTTGACCAAGAAGCTTCCACATCTAGACATCCTGACAAA ACACAGAGACGGCTAGCACAGAACCGGGAGGCAGCTAGGAAAAGTCGTTTGCGCAAAAAA GCTTATGTTCAGCAGCTAGAGACAAGCAGGTTGAAGCTAATTCATTTAGAGCAAGAACTTGATCGTGCTAGACAACAAGGTTTCTATGAAGGGAATCGAGTAGATACTAATGCTCTTGGTTTCTCAGACAAGATGAGCTCAG GGATTGTAGCATTTGAGATGGAATATGGACACTGGGTGGAAGAACAGAACAGGCAAATAAGCGAGCTAAGAACCGTTTTACAAGGACAAGTTAGTGATGTAGAGCTTCGTTTGCTAGTTGACAATGCCATGAAACATTACTTTCAACTCTTCCGAATGAAGTCAGCAGCTGCAAAGATCGATGTCTTCTACATCATGTCCGGAATGTGGAAAACTTCAGCAGAGAGGTTTTTCATGTGGATAGGTGGGTTCAGACCCTCGGAGCTCCTCAAG GTTCTGTTACCACATTTTGATCCTTTGATGGATCAACAAGTATTGGATGTGTGCAATCTGAGGCAATCATGTCAACAAGCTGAAGATGCTGTATCTCAAGGCATGGAGAAGCTGCAGCATACATTAGCAGATAGTGTAGCAGCGGGGAATCTCGGTGAAGGAAGTTACATTCCTCAAATAACTTGTGCTATGGAGAGATTGGAAGCTTTGGTCAGTTTTGTGAATCAG GCTGATCATCTTAGACATGAGACATTGCAACAGATGCATCGGATCTTAACCACTAGACAAGCGGCTAGGGGTTTGTTAGCATTAGGTGAGTATTTCCAACGGTTAAGAGCTTTAAGCTCGAGTTGGGCGACTCGGCAACGTGAACCAACGTAA